In the genome of Streptomyces sp. Tu 3180, the window CGGCCCGACGGAACTCTTCGGCTCGGCCGAGCGGTACCACCGGCGGGTCGCCGACATGGTGGCCACCGGCACCATCCTGGACGAGGGGATGATCTACTTCGACGCGCGGCTGTCCCAGCGGTACCCCACGGTGGAGATCCGTGTCTCCGACGTCTGTCTGCATGCGGAGACCGCGGGACTGATCGCCACCCTCGCCCGCGGTCTGGTGGAGACCGCCGCACGCGAGTGGAAGGCCGGCCGGGAACCGCTCGATCCCGGGGTCAGCCTGCTGCGGCTGGCCGCCTGGCAGGCGGCCCGGTCGGGGCTGACGGGCGAGCTGCTGCACCCGGCGACCATGCGCCGCATGCCCGCCGAGGCGGTGGTGCGGGCCCTGCTCGACCACGTCGCCGGGGCGCTGGAGGACCTCGGGGACCTGGAGCGGGCCCGCGAGGGCTGCGCCCGGCTGCTGCGCGAGGGCAACGGGGCGCGGGTGCAGCGCGAGCTGATGGAGCGCACCGGAAGCCTGCGGGACGTCGTCACGGAGTGCGTGCGGCACACCCAGGGGTGAGGCGTCCCGCGGGCGCTCCGGTGCCCGGGGGGCGGGCTCTTGTCGGACGGATCCGCGGGGCCGGCCTCCCGGCGGGCGGGTCCTCAGAGGATGAGCACGAGGGCGTAGGCGAGGAAGAAGGCCGCGACCAGCGCGACGAGGACGAGGATCAGGGTCAGGGGCGCCTTGGCCCAGCCCTTGGGAGGGTTGTGGGTCTCCCGGGGGCCGGCCTCGGGCATGCTGCTCTCGACGGGCGGGGTCTCGCCCGGGGGGACGCCGCCGCCCGGTTCGAGGCCGGTGCTGCGTTCGGGTTCGGGGTCTGGACTGACGTGTTTCATGCCGTCCGGGTCCCCCGATACCGCCGAGATCATCAGTGTGGGAACAGTTGTCGTGATCCCGGCCCCGGAGCGCTCCGGCTCGGCTACATTCAGGCACCGCCGATGACGGTGCCCGTCGGCCGAGTCACACCCCGTACACGTCAGGAGCAGTGCATGCGCGACCTCGCTCTCGCTCCCCCGTCCGCCCCGCCCCTGACCGGCGGTCTCGCCGACAGCCTGTTCGAGACGGCGGCCGAGAGCCCCACCCTGCCGATGCTCGCCCGCCGCGCTTCCCCGGCCTCCTCCACCTGGGAGGAGGTCACCGCCGTGGAGTTCCGCGACGCGGTCGTCGACCTGGCCAAGGGTCTGATCGCGTCGGGGATCTCGCCCGGCCGGCGGGTGGCGATCATGGCACGCACCCGGTTCGAGTGGACCGTCCTGTGCCACGCGCTGTGGACCGTGGGCGCCGAGGTCGTCCCGATCTATCCGACCTCCTCGCGCGACCAGGTGGAGTGGATCCTCCGGGACTCCGGCTGCGTGGCCGTGCTGGTGGAGGACGAACAGGGCGTGATGACCGTCGGGTCCGTGTGCGCCTCGCTGCCGCTGCTGCGGCACGTCTGGCAGCTGGACGCGGGCGCGCTGGACCAGCTGGTGGCGCGCGGCGAGTACATTCCGCTGGCCACGGTCGACTCGATGCGCCGCATCGTGCTGCCGGACTCCACGGCCGCCATCGCCTACACCTCCGGCACCTCGGGCCGCGCCATGGGCTGCGCCCTGAGCCACCGCAACCTGGCCTTTCCCTGCGACACGCTGCTGGCGGGCTGGGGGCACACGGCGGCGCCGCCCGGAGAACAGGGCTCGGTCCTCGCCTTCCTCCCCTTCTCCCACGTCTACGGCCTGATGATCCAGGGGCTGTGCGTGCGCGGCGGCCTGCTGATGGGGCACGAGCCCGATCTCGGCGGGGAGGCCCTGTCCTCGGCCCTGCGCACCTTCCGGCCCACCTATCTGTACGCCGTCCCCTCGATGCTGGAGAAGATCTACAAGAACTTCCTGCGCACGGCGCAGCAGGCGGGCCGCGGGGCCCTGTTCGAGCGGGCCGCCGACACCGCGCGGGACTTCGCCGCCGCACTGGAGCGGCAGCGGCTGGGCCACGGCCCGGGGCCGGGTTTCGATCTGCGGCTGCAGCACGCCCTGTACGAGCGCACCGTCTACCGCAGGCTGCGGGCCGCGCTGGGCGGCCGGGTGCGCCGGGCCACCTCCGGCGGTTCGCCGCTGAGCCGCGACCTCTCCCTCTTCTACGAGGGGATCGGCATCTACGTCCACGACGGGTACGGGCTCACCGAGACCGGCGGCGGGGTGACGATGCAGCCGTTCGGCCGGGAGAAGTCCGGCACCGTGGGGCGGGCACTGCCGGGCACCGAGATCCGGGTG includes:
- a CDS encoding DUF6480 family protein: MKHVSPDPEPERSTGLEPGGGVPPGETPPVESSMPEAGPRETHNPPKGWAKAPLTLILVLVALVAAFFLAYALVLIL
- a CDS encoding glutamate--cysteine ligase; this encodes MRTVGVEEELLLVDPETGEPRAMSAAVLARAERDDAEQDVFEKELHEQMLEFATHPQSSMESLHAEIVRCRKEAAGHAGEIGCTVAALATSPLPVSPAIGMNRRYRWMEEQYGIATREQLVLGCHVHVSVESDEEGVGVVDRLRPWLPVLTALSANSPFWQGKDSGYGSYRSRVWQRWPSAGPTELFGSAERYHRRVADMVATGTILDEGMIYFDARLSQRYPTVEIRVSDVCLHAETAGLIATLARGLVETAAREWKAGREPLDPGVSLLRLAAWQAARSGLTGELLHPATMRRMPAEAVVRALLDHVAGALEDLGDLERAREGCARLLREGNGARVQRELMERTGSLRDVVTECVRHTQG
- a CDS encoding AMP-dependent synthetase/ligase; translation: MRDLALAPPSAPPLTGGLADSLFETAAESPTLPMLARRASPASSTWEEVTAVEFRDAVVDLAKGLIASGISPGRRVAIMARTRFEWTVLCHALWTVGAEVVPIYPTSSRDQVEWILRDSGCVAVLVEDEQGVMTVGSVCASLPLLRHVWQLDAGALDQLVARGEYIPLATVDSMRRIVLPDSTAAIAYTSGTSGRAMGCALSHRNLAFPCDTLLAGWGHTAAPPGEQGSVLAFLPFSHVYGLMIQGLCVRGGLLMGHEPDLGGEALSSALRTFRPTYLYAVPSMLEKIYKNFLRTAQQAGRGALFERAADTARDFAAALERQRLGHGPGPGFDLRLQHALYERTVYRRLRAALGGRVRRATSGGSPLSRDLSLFYEGIGIYVHDGYGLTETGGGVTMQPFGREKSGTVGRALPGTEIRVAEDGEILVRGPSVFQGYVGDEGASRAALSGGWLATGDLGRLDTEGYLTITGRKKDIIITSSGKSVAPAALEQRLRTHPLVHQAVVVGDGRPCVGALITLDPEFLTHWRAALSLPGDAPTREAREENALREEIARAVAAANSSVSRSESIRVFRVLPEPFDVTNGLLTPSMKLRRDEIVRHYALEIDAMYQSRSRPRPARTPEEAAGWDDSDNVFR